The Aeromicrobium yanjiei genome includes a region encoding these proteins:
- a CDS encoding polysaccharide biosynthesis protein, with amino-acid sequence MRSARTTMTGGTLVAAGMMGMNIAVYGFNVVSARLLVPKEFGALTALFGIILVGTVSALGLQAVTARRIAVDPDHADEIISATLRVTLMVAGMVGLVVAVATLGLTPALKLGSYWPVVLCGAALVPLTIMGAQCGIAQGLERWGALTAIYLGNGIGRLVGGTIGLAVSATPTGAMVGLAVGSWLPVLAGARLMMGRSPGTAVISRRPLLREALLSTHALLAYFVLSNMDSLIARNRFDEHDSGLYASGLILAKAALFFPQFVSVVLFPNLARATTHHARLRAVSLVVAFGSVAVAATAVLPKVALILVGGDQYAEITDRLWLFAVAGSSLAVVHLLVFDALARHAHGIVVMIWVAVAAVLASAYGLGVGITGLVITMATVSAVLALVVYLAPLPSREPPQH; translated from the coding sequence GTGAGGTCCGCGCGTACGACGATGACCGGCGGAACCCTCGTGGCCGCCGGGATGATGGGCATGAACATCGCCGTCTACGGGTTCAACGTCGTCTCGGCCCGCTTGCTGGTGCCCAAGGAGTTCGGCGCCCTCACGGCCCTGTTCGGCATCATCCTGGTCGGCACCGTGAGCGCGCTCGGCCTCCAGGCGGTCACCGCGCGACGGATCGCGGTCGATCCCGACCACGCCGACGAGATCATCAGCGCGACGCTGCGGGTGACGCTCATGGTCGCGGGGATGGTCGGCCTGGTCGTCGCGGTCGCGACCCTGGGTCTGACGCCCGCCCTCAAGCTCGGCTCCTACTGGCCCGTCGTGCTGTGCGGAGCCGCCCTCGTCCCCCTGACGATCATGGGCGCGCAGTGCGGGATCGCGCAGGGACTGGAGCGGTGGGGCGCACTGACGGCGATCTATCTCGGCAACGGCATCGGTCGGCTCGTCGGTGGAACGATCGGTCTCGCCGTCTCGGCCACGCCGACCGGCGCGATGGTGGGCCTGGCCGTCGGCTCCTGGCTCCCGGTGCTGGCGGGTGCCCGGCTGATGATGGGCCGCAGCCCCGGGACCGCCGTGATCAGCAGGCGCCCGTTGCTGCGCGAGGCGCTCCTGTCGACCCACGCCCTGCTGGCGTACTTCGTGCTGAGCAACATGGACTCCCTCATCGCCCGCAACCGCTTCGACGAGCACGACAGCGGCCTGTACGCCTCGGGGCTGATCCTCGCGAAGGCCGCCCTGTTCTTCCCGCAGTTCGTCAGCGTCGTGCTGTTCCCCAACCTGGCCCGCGCCACGACGCACCACGCCCGGCTGCGTGCGGTGTCCCTGGTCGTGGCGTTCGGCTCCGTCGCGGTCGCCGCCACGGCCGTCCTGCCCAAGGTCGCGCTGATCCTCGTCGGCGGCGACCAGTACGCCGAGATCACCGACCGCCTCTGGCTGTTCGCGGTGGCCGGCTCCTCGCTCGCGGTCGTGCACCTGCTGGTCTTCGACGCGCTCGCACGGCACGCGCACGGCATCGTGGTGATGATCTGGGTCGCGGTCGCCGCGGTGCTCGCCTCGGCGTACGGCCTGGGCGTGGGCATCACAGGCCTCGTGATCACGATGGCGACGGTCTCCGCGGTCCTCGCCCTCGTGGTCTACCTCGCGCCGCTGCCGTCCCGCGAGCCCCCGCAGCACTGA